From the genome of Candidatus Dormiibacterota bacterium, one region includes:
- a CDS encoding C1 family peptidase: MPRYALGCIKDPYDHRDFNVATFLKAAPLAEQVDHSPALPPVFDQGPAGTCVACATAYYDKSFQKGLEHHWTLDDPQHQFSPLYIYSQRRNQPEDDGMTIREAMKIIQEQGVCSLACMPYAVQRINVPPTAEQRHAAEPYRAKSYARLNSIVEMEAYLMTNCFIAGVMVHEPFMDAPGGIVPMPQPGSEFLGGHAICIVGFDRRNRMFKFANSWGSQWGDHGFGHIGYATLQALMMDAWGMVNAPDGG, encoded by the coding sequence ATGCCTCGGTACGCGCTCGGCTGCATCAAGGACCCCTACGACCATCGCGACTTCAACGTGGCGACCTTCCTGAAAGCGGCCCCGCTGGCCGAGCAGGTGGATCACTCGCCGGCGCTGCCGCCAGTTTTCGACCAGGGTCCGGCGGGCACGTGCGTCGCCTGCGCCACGGCCTACTACGACAAGTCCTTCCAGAAAGGACTCGAGCATCACTGGACGCTCGACGATCCGCAGCACCAATTCTCGCCCCTCTACATCTACAGCCAGCGGCGCAACCAGCCGGAGGATGACGGGATGACGATCCGTGAGGCGATGAAGATCATCCAGGAGCAGGGTGTCTGCAGTCTTGCCTGCATGCCCTATGCCGTGCAGCGCATCAACGTCCCGCCTACCGCGGAGCAGCGCCACGCGGCCGAGCCCTACCGGGCGAAAAGCTATGCGCGGCTCAACAGCATCGTCGAGATGGAGGCCTACCTGATGACGAACTGCTTCATCGCCGGGGTCATGGTGCACGAGCCCTTCATGGATGCGCCGGGCGGCATCGTCCCGATGCCGCAGCCCGGATCCGAATTCCTGGGTGGCCATGCGATCTGCATCGTCGGCTTCGACCGCAGAAACCGCATGTTCAAGTTCGCCAACAGCTGGGGAAGCCAGTGGGGCGACCACGGCTTCGGGCATATCGGTTACGCGACGCTGCAGGCCCTCATGATGGATGCCTGGGGCATGGTCAACGCGCCCGATGGCGGCTGA
- a CDS encoding DegT/DnrJ/EryC1/StrS family aminotransferase produces the protein MGDTVIPIARPQFGPEEEAAVLEVMRSGTFAQGPRVKAFEESFAAVTGADYAVATSNGTTALYLALLASGVGQGDEVITSPLTFIATANAIAQTGARPIFVDVDDTLNLDPELVAAAITSRTKAIIPVHLHGNPADVPALLDLAAKHGLLLIQDACQAVGATIGATPLGTLATAVYSFYATKNLTTGEGGMITTNDARLAKACASLRHQAYGDEPYTHDAVGYNFRMTEIQAAIGLVQIQRLPGITQRRRETASYYDERIAPKGFFRPRTGRGRTHVYHQYTLRVTDPLKHPRDAVRETLAAVGIGTGVYYPVPVHRQPAYRAYRDTPCPNAEQAAMDMISIPVHPGVSDSDRERVANTLSHL, from the coding sequence ATGGGTGACACCGTGATCCCGATCGCGCGACCACAGTTTGGCCCGGAGGAAGAGGCGGCAGTCCTAGAGGTGATGCGGTCCGGAACCTTCGCCCAGGGGCCGCGGGTGAAGGCGTTTGAGGAGTCTTTCGCTGCCGTGACCGGTGCCGACTATGCAGTCGCAACCTCCAACGGCACCACCGCCCTGTACCTCGCATTGCTAGCGTCGGGAGTCGGCCAGGGGGACGAGGTCATCACGAGTCCGTTAACCTTTATTGCGACCGCCAACGCAATCGCCCAGACAGGCGCCCGCCCCATTTTCGTTGATGTCGACGACACCCTCAACCTCGATCCCGAGTTAGTTGCTGCAGCGATCACCTCACGGACCAAGGCCATTATTCCGGTGCACCTCCACGGCAATCCCGCCGACGTTCCTGCCTTGCTCGATTTGGCTGCCAAGCATGGCCTGCTCCTCATCCAGGACGCCTGCCAGGCGGTTGGTGCAACCATCGGAGCAACACCGCTTGGAACGCTGGCGACGGCCGTCTACTCCTTTTACGCGACGAAGAACCTGACGACCGGTGAGGGGGGCATGATCACCACGAACGATGCGAGGCTCGCAAAGGCATGCGCCAGCCTCCGACACCAGGCCTACGGGGACGAGCCTTATACGCATGATGCGGTCGGTTACAACTTTCGGATGACCGAGATCCAGGCCGCCATCGGACTGGTCCAGATCCAGCGGCTACCCGGCATCACGCAGCGTCGACGCGAAACCGCCTCGTACTACGACGAGCGAATCGCGCCAAAAGGATTTTTCAGGCCCCGGACGGGCCGCGGCCGGACACATGTCTACCACCAGTACACCCTGCGGGTGACGGACCCCCTCAAGCACCCACGTGATGCCGTGAGGGAGACGCTGGCCGCGGTCGGAATCGGGACGGGCGTCTACTACCCGGTCCCGGTACATCGTCAACCCGCCTATCGCGCCTACCGCGACACGCCATGCCCCAACGCCGAACAGGCTGCCATGGACATGATTTCGATCCCGGTCCACCCCGGCGTCTCAGATTCAGACCGCGAGCGGGTGGCGAACACCCTGAGCCACCTCTAG